Proteins from a genomic interval of Desulfovibrio piger:
- a CDS encoding DUF4125 family protein: MEHKTLADAVVTAEWEMFSNVQNVGGKASCQMDPKTFRIMRSSQMDNWDDELLGSYLEDLLNARLEGRNLVTEKYARMMESTFPEEYAQLADSLPPLDPEAMAQVDDIVAAHVSWKEDLDSRFPSLADRGRPLRSRDDRPGWVSMETYLRAELRTYSPKTIALYHRATMERLRKGESEAEQNLLHQVRQYGFEDIESAEKHFSARR; the protein is encoded by the coding sequence ATGGAACACAAGACCCTTGCAGATGCTGTGGTCACAGCCGAGTGGGAAATGTTCAGCAACGTGCAGAACGTGGGCGGCAAGGCCTCCTGCCAGATGGATCCCAAGACCTTCCGCATCATGCGTTCCAGCCAGATGGACAACTGGGACGATGAACTGCTGGGCAGCTATCTGGAAGACCTGCTGAACGCCCGTCTGGAAGGGCGTAACCTGGTCACGGAAAAATACGCCCGCATGATGGAATCCACCTTCCCCGAGGAGTACGCCCAGCTGGCCGACAGCCTGCCGCCGCTGGACCCCGAAGCCATGGCCCAGGTGGACGACATCGTGGCCGCTCATGTGTCCTGGAAGGAAGACCTCGACAGCCGCTTCCCCTCGCTGGCCGACAGGGGCCGCCCCCTGCGCAGCCGTGACGACCGTCCGGGCTGGGTCTCCATGGAGACCTACCTGCGCGCGGAACTGCGCACCTATTCCCCCAAGACCATCGCCCTCTATCATCGGGCCACCATGGAACGTCTGCGCAAGGGCGAAAGCGAAGCCGAACAGAACCTGCTCCATCAGGTGCGGCAGTACGGCTTCGAGGACATCGAGAGCGCGGAAAAGCATTTCAGCGCCCGTCGCTGA
- a CDS encoding HU family DNA-binding protein, with amino-acid sequence MTKAELVEKIHAKAGLPTKAKAEEALDAVVAALREALASGESVTFTGFGSFKVVERAARKGRNPRTGKEITIPASKVAKFTPGKGLKDAIK; translated from the coding sequence ATGACCAAAGCTGAGCTTGTTGAAAAGATCCATGCCAAGGCCGGCCTGCCCACCAAAGCCAAGGCCGAAGAAGCCCTCGACGCCGTCGTGGCTGCTCTGCGCGAAGCCCTCGCTTCCGGCGAATCCGTGACCTTCACCGGTTTCGGCAGCTTCAAGGTGGTTGAGCGCGCCGCCCGCAAGGGTCGCAATCCCCGCACCGGCAAGGAAATCACCATCCCTGCCAGCAAGGTTGCCAAGTTCACCCCCGGCAAGGGCCTGAAGGACGCCATCAAGTAG
- the murI gene encoding glutamate racemase, whose translation MNPSASLPIGIFDSGMGGLTVLKAISGRLPGENLLYLGDTARLPYGTKSRDTIIRYTLKAAGRLVDEGVKMLVVACNTATSAALPELREHFAPLPVLGVVRPGAEAAVAASRNKRIVVIATEATIAGGAYQQAIASLCPEARVQGRACTLFVPLAEEGWMDGPIVEGIASRYLGDLFSPGRPDRPDTLVLGCTHFPLFREALRHVVGDDVRIVDSAETAAVAVENRLRELGLLRGEDAPGSHRFMTTDNVLRFIRTGSLFLGHPLKSAEVSLVDLS comes from the coding sequence ATGAATCCCTCAGCTTCCCTGCCCATCGGCATCTTTGATTCCGGCATGGGCGGCCTGACCGTGCTCAAAGCCATCTCCGGCCGCCTGCCCGGCGAGAACCTGCTCTACCTTGGTGATACGGCCCGCCTGCCCTACGGCACCAAAAGCCGCGACACCATCATCCGCTACACGCTCAAGGCTGCGGGACGCCTGGTGGACGAAGGCGTCAAGATGCTGGTGGTGGCCTGCAACACCGCCACTTCCGCCGCCCTGCCGGAACTGCGCGAACACTTCGCGCCCCTGCCCGTCCTCGGGGTCGTGCGCCCCGGTGCCGAGGCCGCCGTGGCCGCCAGCCGCAACAAGCGCATCGTGGTCATCGCCACCGAAGCCACCATCGCCGGCGGCGCCTACCAGCAGGCCATCGCCTCCCTGTGCCCCGAGGCCCGCGTCCAAGGCAGGGCCTGCACCCTTTTCGTGCCCCTGGCCGAGGAAGGCTGGATGGACGGCCCCATCGTCGAGGGCATCGCCAGCCGCTATCTGGGCGACCTGTTCTCCCCGGGACGGCCCGACAGGCCCGACACCCTGGTGCTGGGCTGCACGCACTTCCCCCTGTTCCGCGAAGCCCTGCGCCATGTGGTAGGCGATGACGTGCGCATCGTGGATTCGGCCGAGACCGCCGCTGTGGCCGTGGAGAACCGCCTGCGCGAGCTGGGTCTGCTGCGCGGGGAAGACGCCCCGGGCTCCCACCGCTTCATGACCACGGACAACGTGCTGCGCTTCATCCGCACCGGCAGCCTTTTCCTGGGGCACCCGCTCAAAAGCGCCGAAGTCAGCCTGGTGGACCTTTCCTGA
- a CDS encoding sulfite exporter TauE/SafE family protein has translation MFFPVSGIECHPLVPVLAAMGISFVTSMGGLSGAFLLLPFQMSFLGYTSPGVSATNHLFNVLACPGGIVRYAREGRLLWPLALTVAVGTLPGIVLGSLIRVYWLPDESRFKVFAGLLLLWIFWRMFRDLRRPAAPARKGGGMARIHVERWDRSRLVFTFGEARHSVSCPRLAALSLGIGLAGGIYGIGGGAILSPFLVSIFGLPVHAIAGALLLGTFLASLAGVLGYGFLGLFSSLDGIGADPLLGLLLGLGGLMGSYLGARCQRFVPARRIKWGLALILLFTSLRYLWQGF, from the coding sequence ATGTTCTTTCCCGTTTCCGGTATCGAGTGTCACCCCCTGGTGCCCGTCCTGGCGGCCATGGGCATCTCGTTCGTCACGTCCATGGGCGGCCTGTCGGGAGCCTTCCTGCTCCTGCCTTTCCAGATGAGCTTTCTGGGCTACACCAGCCCCGGCGTCAGCGCCACCAACCATCTTTTCAACGTGCTGGCCTGTCCCGGCGGCATCGTGCGCTATGCCCGCGAAGGGCGCCTGCTCTGGCCCCTGGCCCTGACCGTGGCCGTGGGCACCCTGCCCGGCATCGTGCTGGGCTCGCTGATCCGCGTCTACTGGCTGCCGGACGAGAGCCGCTTCAAGGTCTTTGCCGGTCTGCTGCTGCTCTGGATCTTCTGGCGCATGTTCCGCGACCTGCGCAGGCCCGCCGCGCCCGCCCGCAAGGGGGGCGGCATGGCCCGGATCCATGTGGAGCGCTGGGACCGTTCCCGCCTGGTCTTCACGTTCGGTGAGGCACGGCACTCCGTCAGCTGCCCGCGCCTGGCGGCCCTCAGCCTGGGCATCGGTCTGGCGGGCGGCATCTACGGCATCGGCGGCGGCGCCATCCTTTCCCCCTTCCTGGTCAGCATCTTCGGCCTGCCCGTCCATGCCATCGCCGGGGCCCTGCTGCTGGGCACCTTCCTGGCCTCGCTGGCCGGAGTGCTGGGCTATGGCTTCCTGGGCCTGTTCTCCTCGCTGGACGGCATCGGCGCCGATCCCCTGCTGGGCCTGCTGCTGGGCTTGGGCGGGCTCATGGGCAGCTATCTGGGGGCGCGCTGCCAGCGCTTCGTGCCCGCGCGCCGCATCAAGTGGGGGCTGGCCCTGATCCTGCTCTTCACGTCCCTGCGCTATCTGTGGCAGGGATTCTAG